The Akkermansiaceae bacterium genome has a window encoding:
- a CDS encoding arylsulfatase, with product MKHPSLHALKIAALGCVAALPLISTAVAESKTPVAPATADRPNIVLIYGDDLGAGLLGAYGQKIIKTPNIDRLAAEGMIFNNAHGCVYCAPARASLVTGLHDSHRNAWSITKAGLIVAKDEGKMTGAEVQKQLAKAIQAKPNEVFLGQVAQKAGYTTAQFGKLDWGFTTTHDRLVRHGWDYYFGFLDHARAHGFYPTYLWKNGEKVMLPGNTHHNAGKTREGSYASKKATEMRRDKTGKVHYSQNVLIKDILQYLDDHKDQRFFLYHPTQIPHGPVDVPEVHPDFVNDDRLTDVQKEYASMVKLLDDHVGLIMARLKKLGLDDKTMVLFTSDNGHELYYEHDKYRARHRSHHGEIDVFKGSMDLAGVKWTNWQGGIRVPLIVRWPGKVKAGSKTDRLTAAYDYMTTFAEVMGTEAPKGKDGSSFYPTLLGKEQPKRGPVVVHQAVISDGWKLVRDAEQKDKEVYLLFNLNKDPGERHDLAAKHPEKFQQLMTIYQREVNSPRKDF from the coding sequence ATGAAACACCCAAGTCTTCACGCCCTCAAAATCGCCGCGCTCGGCTGCGTCGCCGCACTTCCCCTCATCAGCACGGCAGTCGCGGAAAGCAAAACACCCGTCGCACCCGCCACCGCTGATCGGCCTAACATCGTGCTCATCTACGGCGACGACCTCGGCGCCGGCTTGCTCGGTGCCTATGGTCAGAAAATCATCAAGACGCCCAACATCGACCGACTCGCCGCCGAGGGCATGATTTTCAACAATGCCCACGGCTGTGTCTATTGCGCCCCCGCGCGCGCCAGCCTGGTCACCGGTTTACACGACTCCCATCGCAATGCCTGGAGCATCACCAAGGCCGGGTTGATTGTGGCCAAGGACGAAGGGAAAATGACCGGGGCAGAGGTGCAGAAGCAACTCGCCAAGGCCATCCAGGCCAAACCCAACGAAGTCTTCCTCGGCCAGGTCGCGCAAAAAGCCGGCTACACCACCGCCCAGTTTGGCAAGCTCGACTGGGGGTTCACCACCACCCACGACCGCCTCGTGCGCCACGGCTGGGATTACTACTTCGGTTTCCTCGACCACGCGCGCGCCCACGGCTTCTACCCCACCTACCTGTGGAAAAATGGCGAGAAAGTCATGCTGCCCGGCAACACCCACCACAACGCCGGCAAAACCCGCGAAGGTAGCTACGCCTCCAAGAAAGCCACCGAGATGCGCCGCGATAAAACCGGTAAGGTGCACTACTCACAGAACGTCCTGATCAAGGACATCCTGCAATACCTCGACGACCACAAGGACCAGCGCTTTTTTCTCTATCACCCCACCCAGATCCCGCACGGCCCGGTGGATGTGCCCGAGGTGCACCCGGATTTTGTCAACGACGACCGCCTGACGGACGTGCAAAAGGAATACGCGTCGATGGTGAAACTGTTAGATGACCACGTCGGCCTGATCATGGCCAGACTTAAGAAGCTCGGTCTGGACGATAAAACCATGGTCCTGTTCACCTCCGACAACGGTCACGAACTCTACTACGAACACGACAAATATCGCGCCCGCCACCGCTCCCACCACGGCGAGATCGACGTTTTCAAAGGTTCAATGGATCTGGCCGGGGTGAAATGGACCAACTGGCAGGGCGGCATCCGCGTTCCGCTGATCGTGCGCTGGCCGGGTAAGGTCAAAGCCGGTAGCAAGACCGACCGACTCACCGCCGCCTACGACTACATGACCACCTTTGCCGAGGTCATGGGCACCGAGGCTCCGAAGGGCAAGGACGGTAGCTCATTTTATCCGACCTTGTTAGGAAAGGAGCAGCCGAAGCGCGGCCCCGTGGTCGTGCATCAGGCGGTGATATCCGACGGCTGGAAGCTGGTGCGGGACGCCGAGCAGAAGGACAAAGAAGTTTACCTGCTGTTCAACCTCAACAAGGACCCCGGCGAGCGCCACGACCTCGCCGCCAAGCACCCCGAGAAGTTCCAGCAGCTGATGACCATCTACCAACGCGAAGTCAACAGCCCGCGCAAGGATTTCTAG
- a CDS encoding arylsulfatase has protein sequence MAALPLITTAVAETSPSVEPATTDRPNIVLIYGDDLGAGLLGAYGQKIIKTPNIDRLAAEGMIFNNAHGCVYCAPARASMITGLHDSHRNAWSIVKGGLLVEKDMGKMSEQEMQRQLARAIPAKPNEVFLAQVAKNAGYTTAQFGKLDWGFTTTHDRLVRHGWDYYFGYYDHVRAHGFYPTYLWKNGEKVMLPGNTHHNAGKTYEGGYDKKEATEVRRDKTGKVHYSQNVLIKDLLQYLDDHKDQRFFLYHPTQIPHGPVDVPGVHPDFVNDNRLTDVQKEYASMVKLLDDHVGLIMARLKKLGLDDKTMIAFTSDNGHALYYIHNKLRSQQRSYHGELDVFKGSLDLAGMKWTNWQGGIRVPLIVRWPGKVKAGSQTDRLTAAYDYMPTFADVMGTEAPKGKDGSSFYPTLLGKEQPKRGPIIVHQAVVADGWKLVRDEEQKDKEVYLLFNLKDDPGERHDLAAKHPEKFQQLMTIFQREVGSPRKDL, from the coding sequence ATGGCCGCACTACCCCTCATCACCACAGCTGTCGCAGAAACGAGCCCATCCGTTGAACCCGCTACCACCGACCGGCCGAACATCGTGCTGATCTACGGCGACGACCTCGGTGCCGGATTGCTCGGTGCCTACGGTCAGAAAATCATCAAGACTCCTAACATCGACCGCCTGGCCGCCGAGGGCATGATTTTTAACAACGCCCATGGCTGTGTCTATTGCGCACCCGCGCGTGCGAGCATGATCACCGGCTTGCACGACTCCCATCGTAATGCGTGGAGTATCGTCAAGGGTGGACTGTTAGTGGAGAAGGACATGGGGAAAATGTCCGAGCAGGAAATGCAGCGACAGCTCGCCAGAGCCATCCCGGCGAAGCCGAACGAAGTGTTCCTCGCCCAGGTTGCCAAAAATGCCGGCTACACCACGGCGCAATTTGGCAAGCTCGACTGGGGCTTCACCACCACCCACGACCGCCTGGTGCGCCACGGCTGGGACTACTACTTCGGTTACTACGACCACGTGCGCGCCCACGGTTTCTACCCCACCTACCTGTGGAAAAATGGTGAGAAGGTCATGCTTCCCGGCAACACCCACCACAATGCCGGCAAGACCTACGAGGGTGGTTACGATAAAAAAGAGGCCACCGAGGTGCGCCGTGACAAGACCGGCAAGGTGCATTACTCACAGAACGTCTTGATCAAAGACCTGCTGCAATACCTCGACGACCACAAGGACCAGCGCTTTTTCCTCTATCACCCCACCCAGATCCCGCACGGCCCGGTGGATGTGCCCGGGGTGCATCCGGATTTTGTCAACGACAACCGCCTGACCGACGTGCAGAAGGAATACGCGTCGATGGTGAAGTTGTTAGATGATCACGTCGGTCTGATCATGGCCAGGCTCAAGAAGCTCGGCCTGGACGATAAAACCATGATCGCATTCACCTCCGATAACGGTCACGCGCTGTATTACATCCACAACAAACTCCGCAGCCAGCAGCGCTCCTACCACGGCGAGCTCGATGTCTTCAAAGGCTCGCTGGACTTGGCCGGGATGAAATGGACCAACTGGCAGGGCGGCATCCGCGTGCCGCTGATCGTGCGCTGGCCAGGTAAGGTCAAAGCCGGTAGCCAGACCGACCGACTCACCGCCGCTTATGACTACATGCCGACCTTCGCTGACGTCATGGGCACCGAGGCTCCGAAGGGTAAGGACGGTAGCTCATTTTACCCGACATTGTTAGGAAAGGAGCAACCGAAACGTGGCCCGATCATCGTGCATCAAGCCGTTGTCGCCGACGGCTGGAAGCTGGTACGGGACGAGGAGCAGAAAGATAAAGAAGTTTATCTGCTGTTCAACCTCAAGGACGACCCCGGCGAGCGCCACGACCTCGCCGCCAAGCACCCCGAGAAGTTCCAGCAGCTGATGACCATTTTCCAACGCGAAGTCGGCAGCCCGCGCAAGGATCTCTAA